One stretch of Candidatus Binatia bacterium DNA includes these proteins:
- the tpiA gene encoding triose-phosphate isomerase yields the protein MRTPLIAGNWKMHGLAAEARALAQAMRDGAHGLTDREVVLAPPFTALHVVREVLHGSSIGLAAQNMHWEDRGAFTGEISPPMLVDAGCRYVILGHSERRQFFGENDTTVQRKVHAALRHGLVPIVCVGETLGEREAGRTLDVVAAQVRAALLGLDAAAIRAVVVAYEPVWAIGTGRVATPQQAQEVHSYIRGLLREQAGEVATEVRILYGGSVKPDNIDDLMKEPDIDGALVGGASLEAQSFLRIVRFSSRARE from the coding sequence ATGCGAACCCCGCTGATTGCCGGCAATTGGAAGATGCATGGGCTTGCCGCCGAAGCCCGCGCCTTGGCGCAAGCGATGCGCGATGGCGCACACGGCCTCACCGACCGCGAGGTGGTGCTCGCACCGCCGTTTACGGCCCTTCATGTGGTGCGCGAGGTGTTGCACGGTTCGTCGATCGGACTCGCCGCTCAGAACATGCACTGGGAAGACCGTGGTGCCTTCACCGGGGAAATTTCGCCGCCCATGCTCGTCGACGCAGGCTGCCGGTACGTGATCTTGGGCCACTCCGAGCGGAGGCAATTCTTCGGGGAGAACGACACCACGGTCCAACGCAAAGTGCATGCTGCGTTACGGCACGGGCTTGTGCCTATTGTTTGCGTTGGGGAAACACTGGGCGAGCGCGAAGCGGGTCGCACGCTCGATGTCGTGGCCGCACAAGTGCGCGCTGCGTTGCTGGGCTTGGATGCCGCTGCTATACGCGCCGTCGTTGTGGCGTACGAACCGGTGTGGGCAATTGGCACGGGGCGCGTGGCAACGCCGCAACAAGCCCAAGAAGTCCACAGTTACATTCGCGGCCTCCTACGCGAGCAAGCTGGCGAGGTTGCGACTGAAGTGCGGATTTTGTACGGGGGCAGCGTGAAACCGGATAACATTGACGATTTGATGAAAGAACCCGATATCGATGGTGCACTGGTTGGCGGTGCCAGTTTGGAGGCGCAGTCGTTCCTGCGCATTGTCCGTTTCTCGTCGCGTGCGCGGGAGTAA
- the secG gene encoding preprotein translocase subunit SecG, with protein MHTVLIVIHVITCLLLVGVVLLQQGRGADMGAVFGGGSSSTVFGSSGAGNFLTRLTAGLATVFMLTAAGLTYMGAYRVTGTVFDEALPEPPPLEAPAAQSQSTGAPAVAPEAAPQGEAAGAESGGAAAPAAEQPAPPQ; from the coding sequence ATGCACACGGTGTTGATTGTCATCCACGTAATCACCTGCCTTCTTTTGGTCGGCGTGGTGCTGCTCCAGCAAGGCCGCGGGGCGGACATGGGGGCAGTTTTCGGTGGTGGCAGCAGCTCGACGGTGTTCGGCTCCTCCGGGGCTGGCAACTTCCTCACCCGCCTGACCGCCGGGCTGGCAACGGTGTTTATGCTCACTGCCGCGGGGCTGACCTACATGGGCGCCTATCGCGTAACCGGCACCGTTTTCGACGAAGCTCTTCCGGAGCCACCTCCTCTCGAAGCACCTGCAGCGCAATCACAAAGCACCGGCGCTCCCGCTGTGGCCCCCGAGGCTGCGCCCCAAGGAGAAGCAGCTGGGGCAGAGTCGGGCGGAGCCGCTGCCCCTGCAGCAGAGCAACCGGCTCCACCGCAGTGA